A section of the Methanoregula formicica SMSP genome encodes:
- a CDS encoding DUF2298 domain-containing protein, producing the protein MAVLSWLAVLTFLQLSLYPSLKKTFGRFAFPVAFPASLLAFTILSWYCGLVRIPIHSALIPFIFLAAWHLYQRNYQIPDLKEQWRWEALFLVTFLIMLDVRFVNPTISYAEKFMDHGFLASVILNPVVPPLDPWFAGGTLNVYYYLGYWMLGCLAIISGVPSAIAFNLSLPTVFALSAISLYAIGSLLLDRFRWLPLTVLILPNPALICQLVTGSAVNPAYDASLSWLGTRTITNTINEYPLFSFVWGDVHAHVVSIFNQLFLILLLFFVYRNWESLDKVQKAIVTILVSLSLGSMPLFNTWDVLIYAPLVLIVAFLLIWRNRASPGRDTWAFLFTVPPLSILLYLPFYLQLQTQTGAIAFVRTPSDPVEFLWVNGIFIAIFIALLVPEFRKRPWLLIACLPFALTGYIAAAIAIIPLVYLIAKADRDFPDILAAFGLAILVICELVYMKDNMGETFFRMNTVFKCYLPAWLMLGTAALVMIGQWLGRWGRIPVFSARLTTAATLGIVLFLLAAPFMISYNSGYGTNTLDGLEYLTASHPGDAGAVAFLRTLPPGEILVEAENGDYSYSSRVSSFTGIPAIIGQPFHEYMWRGDESGWFSERKSDIREIYERPELTVPLMKKYNATLLYVGDSEYERYDVSLPGTGLTKVYSEGTTTIYRISA; encoded by the coding sequence CTTCATCTTTCTTGCAGCATGGCACCTTTACCAGCGGAACTACCAGATCCCTGACCTGAAAGAACAGTGGCGCTGGGAAGCCCTCTTCCTGGTTACCTTCCTCATCATGCTGGATGTCCGGTTTGTGAACCCGACAATCTCCTATGCCGAGAAGTTCATGGACCACGGGTTCCTTGCCTCAGTGATCCTGAACCCGGTTGTCCCCCCGCTGGATCCCTGGTTTGCCGGGGGCACCCTCAATGTCTATTACTATCTTGGGTACTGGATGCTCGGCTGCCTTGCCATCATCAGCGGGGTTCCTTCTGCGATCGCATTCAACCTGTCCCTTCCTACCGTGTTCGCCCTATCCGCGATCAGCCTGTATGCCATCGGCTCGCTGCTGCTCGATCGTTTCCGCTGGCTCCCGCTTACTGTCCTCATCCTCCCCAACCCGGCACTCATTTGCCAGCTCGTCACCGGATCAGCGGTGAATCCGGCCTATGATGCATCCCTTTCGTGGCTGGGAACACGGACCATCACCAACACCATCAACGAGTATCCCCTCTTCTCCTTTGTCTGGGGCGATGTCCATGCCCATGTTGTCTCGATCTTCAACCAGCTCTTCCTTATCCTGCTCCTCTTTTTTGTTTACCGGAACTGGGAGTCCCTGGACAAGGTTCAAAAAGCCATAGTAACGATCCTGGTTTCCCTCAGTCTTGGTTCGATGCCGCTCTTTAACACCTGGGACGTCCTCATCTATGCGCCGCTCGTGCTTATTGTCGCATTTCTCCTTATCTGGAGAAACCGGGCATCGCCGGGAAGAGACACCTGGGCATTCCTGTTCACCGTGCCACCCCTTTCTATTCTCTTATATCTTCCCTTCTATCTCCAGCTGCAGACACAGACCGGGGCGATAGCATTTGTCAGGACACCATCGGATCCGGTCGAGTTCCTCTGGGTGAATGGCATCTTCATCGCCATCTTTATCGCGCTGCTTGTTCCGGAGTTCCGGAAACGGCCATGGCTCCTCATTGCCTGCCTGCCCTTTGCCCTTACCGGGTACATCGCTGCAGCGATTGCCATCATCCCCCTCGTCTACCTCATTGCCAAAGCCGACCGCGATTTTCCCGATATTCTTGCGGCATTCGGTCTTGCCATCCTCGTGATCTGCGAACTCGTGTACATGAAGGACAACATGGGGGAGACCTTCTTCCGCATGAACACGGTCTTCAAGTGCTATCTCCCCGCATGGCTGATGCTCGGTACCGCTGCACTTGTCATGATCGGACAGTGGCTTGGAAGATGGGGGCGCATCCCGGTTTTTTCTGCCCGGCTCACGACAGCAGCAACTCTCGGGATCGTTCTTTTCCTCCTTGCTGCCCCGTTCATGATATCCTACAATTCCGGATACGGTACCAACACTCTTGACGGCCTGGAGTATCTCACTGCTTCGCACCCGGGCGATGCCGGGGCGGTTGCCTTCCTCCGTACGCTTCCACCGGGCGAGATCCTTGTCGAGGCAGAAAACGGGGACTATTCGTATTCCTCCCGGGTGTCCTCGTTCACGGGGATTCCGGCAATCATCGGCCAGCCATTCCATGAATACATGTGGAGGGGGGACGAGAGCGGCTGGTTCTCTGAACGAAAATCCGATATCCGGGAGATCTATGAGCGGCCGGAACTGACCGTTCCGCTCATGAAAAAATACAATGCAACCCTGCTCTATGTCGGGGATTCTGAATACGAACGATACGACGTCTCCCTTCCCGGAACCGGATTAACAAAGGTCTATTCGGAAGGAACGACCACAATATATCGGATTTCTGCATAA
- a CDS encoding 50S ribosomal protein L24e: MVEQHVCSFCGSQLEPGTGKMFVKRDGTIFYFCSTKCQNNHKLGRVPRRVQWTNAGRKALGKE; this comes from the coding sequence ATGGTAGAACAGCATGTCTGCAGTTTCTGCGGCAGCCAGCTCGAGCCCGGTACCGGCAAGATGTTTGTGAAGAGGGACGGTACCATCTTTTACTTCTGCAGCACCAAGTGCCAGAACAACCACAAGCTCGGCCGGGTCCCGCGCCGTGTCCAGTGGACAAACGCCGGCAGGAAAGCACTCGGCAAGGAGTGA
- a CDS encoding 30S ribosomal protein S28e, protein MADDATPAEVIEVVGSTGMHGEAMQVKCRILDGNNKGRIITRNTVGPIREGDIIMLLETEREAKKLSRR, encoded by the coding sequence ATGGCAGACGATGCAACGCCGGCAGAAGTAATCGAGGTCGTTGGCTCAACCGGCATGCACGGTGAGGCAATGCAGGTCAAGTGCCGTATCCTCGACGGCAACAACAAGGGACGGATCATCACCCGCAACACCGTGGGCCCGATCCGTGAAGGAGACATCATCATGCTCCTTGAGACCGAGCGCGAAGCAAAGAAACTCTCGAGGCGGTAA
- the rpl7ae gene encoding 50S ribosomal protein L7Ae, with translation MAKGYVKTEAPEELQNKALEALEVARDTGKIKKGSNEATKAIERGIAALVVIGADVEPEEIVMHLGPLCDEKKVPYIFINKQNDIGAASGLDVGSAAAAIVKPGKAKETIDDLAKQLAALKA, from the coding sequence ATGGCAAAAGGTTACGTTAAGACAGAAGCTCCCGAGGAGCTCCAGAACAAGGCGCTCGAAGCCCTTGAAGTTGCAAGAGACACCGGAAAGATCAAGAAGGGATCCAACGAGGCAACAAAAGCCATCGAACGCGGTATCGCCGCCCTCGTGGTCATCGGTGCCGATGTAGAGCCTGAAGAGATCGTTATGCACCTTGGACCGCTCTGCGACGAGAAGAAGGTCCCTTATATCTTCATCAACAAGCAGAACGACATCGGCGCTGCAAGCGGCCTTGACGTAGGCTCTGCCGCGGCAGCAATCGTCAAGCCCGGGAAAGCAAAAGAGACGATCGACGACCTTGCCAAGCAGCTTGCCGCGCTGAAGGCGTGA
- a CDS encoding nitrilase-related carbon-nitrogen hydrolase gives MDEQQPVRICSAQIAGIWDNPAATLEKIRPLVHHAAASGARLICFPEQFATGWDPGSTNHTEELNSTIVSALRVMAQENRIAILGSLRQKSAGHPKNTALVIGDNREILATYSKIHLFSPGGEDRQFSPGSDLGIFRLGQLTCGLAICYDLRFPELFRIYARHGVQAMFVPSAWPASRRKHWELFVTARACENQMYVTGINTTGTTPVDSYSGGSMTVDPNGTIIAQANEAEQLLFCDLDPALVTSVRTAFPVAKDCKSELYPVLYGRK, from the coding sequence ATGGATGAGCAGCAACCGGTCCGGATATGCAGCGCCCAGATCGCCGGCATCTGGGACAATCCAGCAGCGACACTGGAGAAGATCCGGCCGCTCGTTCACCATGCAGCGGCATCCGGTGCCCGCCTGATCTGTTTTCCGGAGCAGTTTGCAACCGGCTGGGACCCCGGTTCCACGAACCATACTGAAGAGCTGAACAGCACGATCGTATCAGCCCTGCGGGTAATGGCACAAGAGAACAGGATCGCGATTCTTGGCTCACTCCGGCAAAAGAGTGCAGGGCACCCAAAGAACACCGCACTGGTCATCGGGGACAACAGGGAGATTCTTGCAACGTATTCAAAGATCCATCTGTTCAGCCCCGGGGGTGAAGACCGGCAGTTCTCTCCGGGATCTGATCTGGGTATTTTCCGGCTGGGGCAACTTACCTGCGGCCTTGCCATCTGTTATGACCTCAGGTTCCCGGAACTCTTCCGCATCTATGCCCGGCACGGCGTCCAGGCCATGTTTGTCCCGTCAGCATGGCCGGCCAGCCGCAGGAAACACTGGGAACTCTTCGTTACCGCACGTGCCTGCGAGAACCAGATGTATGTGACCGGCATCAATACCACCGGAACGACTCCGGTTGATTCCTATTCCGGCGGTTCCATGACTGTCGACCCGAACGGAACGATCATAGCACAGGCAAACGAGGCAGAACAGCTGCTCTTCTGCGATCTCGACCCTGCACTTGTTACATCCGTCCGCACCGCCTTCCCGGTTGCAAAGGACTGCAAAAGCGAGCTCTATCCTGTTTTGTACGGCAGGAAATAA
- the ndk gene encoding nucleoside-diphosphate kinase, translated as MPDRTFVMVKPDGVQRGLVGEIVSRLEAKGLKLVAARFEKLPEQRVTEHYKEHLSKPFFPSMKEYIMSGPVFLMVWEGRNVAAIVRKVVGSTNPQEAAPGTIRGDFGIDIGRNVIHAADSPESAAREIGIHFKTTEVFDYKRIDESVLYEY; from the coding sequence ATGCCGGATCGCACCTTTGTGATGGTCAAGCCCGACGGGGTCCAGCGCGGCCTCGTGGGCGAGATCGTCTCCCGGCTCGAGGCAAAAGGCCTCAAGCTCGTGGCAGCCCGCTTCGAGAAGTTACCGGAGCAGCGGGTGACAGAACATTACAAGGAACACCTTTCAAAACCCTTCTTCCCTTCGATGAAGGAATATATCATGAGCGGCCCGGTCTTCCTCATGGTGTGGGAGGGGAGGAATGTGGCAGCGATCGTCAGAAAGGTGGTCGGCTCCACTAACCCCCAGGAAGCCGCGCCGGGAACAATCCGCGGCGACTTCGGTATCGACATCGGCAGGAATGTTATCCATGCCGCCGATTCACCGGAGAGTGCGGCCCGCGAGATCGGGATCCATTTCAAAACCACTGAAGTATTCGACTACAAGCGGATAGACGAGTCCGTGTTGTACGAATACTGA
- the thrC gene encoding threonine synthase, translated as MYHLVCVNCGATYPADEILYNCTKCGHLLAVKYPLDSLNINKAVWDKRPLGVWRYKELLPVHGEPVTLQEGGTQMYHLKRLGEEMGIPHLYAKHEGMNPSGSFKDRGMTVGVSMALQLGKKSVACASTGNTSASLAVYAAKAGIPAVVLLPAGKVAVGKVAQALMHGAKVISIRGNFDRALEMVHDLCLSHGLYLLNSINPYRLEGQKTIGFEAVDQLGGVPDRFVLPVGNAGNISAVYKGLLELQELGFIDRLPMMTGIQAAGSSPVVRAVRENLPEVVPEMQPETVATAIRIGAPVNAEKALTAIRKTGGLAESVTDEEILRMQRDLARKEGIGVEPASAASVAGIRKLAEMGMIDRDERIVCVVTGHLLKDPDTVIKQCEPPTEIDANLPSLLSALHL; from the coding sequence ATGTACCATCTCGTGTGCGTCAACTGTGGAGCCACCTATCCCGCTGACGAGATCCTCTATAATTGTACAAAATGCGGCCACCTTCTTGCGGTAAAATACCCGCTCGATTCATTGAATATCAACAAGGCGGTCTGGGACAAGCGGCCTCTCGGTGTCTGGCGTTATAAGGAACTCCTGCCGGTGCACGGGGAGCCGGTGACCCTCCAGGAAGGGGGGACACAGATGTACCACCTCAAGAGACTGGGTGAGGAAATGGGGATCCCTCATCTCTATGCAAAACACGAGGGGATGAACCCCTCCGGTTCCTTCAAGGACCGGGGCATGACCGTGGGGGTTTCGATGGCGCTCCAGCTGGGAAAGAAGAGCGTTGCCTGCGCAAGCACCGGCAACACCTCCGCCAGTCTCGCGGTGTACGCAGCGAAGGCCGGGATCCCCGCCGTTGTCCTCCTCCCTGCCGGCAAGGTGGCCGTCGGCAAGGTGGCCCAGGCACTGATGCATGGCGCAAAGGTCATATCCATACGCGGGAACTTTGACCGGGCCCTCGAGATGGTCCACGATCTCTGCCTTTCCCACGGGCTGTACCTGCTGAACTCCATCAACCCCTACCGGCTTGAAGGCCAGAAGACGATCGGATTCGAGGCAGTCGACCAGCTTGGCGGTGTCCCGGACCGGTTCGTTCTCCCAGTAGGAAATGCCGGCAACATATCCGCGGTATACAAGGGGCTCCTGGAACTCCAGGAACTCGGGTTCATCGACAGGCTTCCGATGATGACCGGGATCCAGGCAGCAGGTTCGAGCCCGGTGGTCCGTGCAGTCCGCGAGAACCTCCCTGAAGTCGTTCCCGAAATGCAGCCCGAGACCGTCGCAACCGCAATCCGGATCGGTGCACCGGTCAATGCCGAGAAAGCCCTCACAGCCATCCGCAAGACCGGGGGCCTTGCCGAATCCGTTACGGACGAAGAAATCCTGCGGATGCAGCGCGACCTCGCCCGCAAGGAGGGCATCGGTGTCGAGCCGGCATCGGCTGCGTCGGTTGCCGGTATCAGGAAGCTGGCAGAGATGGGTATGATTGACCGGGACGAGCGGATCGTCTGCGTTGTCACCGGCCACCTCTTGAAAGACCCGGACACGGTGATCAAACAATGCGAACCCCCGACAGAGATCGATGCAAACCTGCCCTCGCTGCTCTCTGCGCTGCACTTGTAA